From the genome of Streptomyces sp. NBC_01317, one region includes:
- a CDS encoding chitosanase: MIPTLRRLLSVLAVVALVLCTACGPATGASAGLDDPAKKEIAMELVSSAENSSLDWKAQYGYIEDIGDGRGYTAGIIGFCTGCGDLLQVVRRYTDTRPDNQLARFLPALKAVDGSASHAGLGAPFTAAWKRAARDPALRAAQDTERDRRYFDPAVSRAKADGLGALGQFVYYDAYVMHGSGDTEGTVGFRTIRAEALRTADTPAEGGGEEKYLDAFLDARVAAIRREPSHSDTSRVETAQRLFLAQGNLDLDTPLAWKVYGDSYRIAGE; the protein is encoded by the coding sequence GTGATCCCCACACTCCGCCGCCTGTTGTCCGTGCTCGCCGTGGTGGCGCTCGTCCTCTGCACCGCGTGCGGGCCGGCCACCGGCGCGTCCGCGGGGCTGGACGATCCGGCGAAGAAGGAGATCGCCATGGAGCTGGTGTCCAGCGCGGAGAACTCCTCGCTGGACTGGAAGGCGCAGTACGGCTACATCGAGGACATCGGCGACGGCCGCGGCTATACCGCCGGGATCATCGGCTTCTGCACCGGCTGCGGCGACCTCCTCCAGGTCGTGCGGCGGTACACGGACACCCGTCCGGACAACCAACTGGCGCGTTTTCTGCCTGCGTTGAAGGCGGTGGACGGCTCGGCGTCCCACGCCGGCCTGGGCGCCCCCTTCACCGCCGCCTGGAAGAGGGCCGCCCGGGATCCCGCGCTGCGCGCGGCGCAGGACACCGAGCGCGACCGGCGGTACTTCGACCCGGCCGTGTCCCGCGCGAAGGCCGACGGGCTGGGCGCGCTGGGGCAGTTCGTCTACTACGACGCGTACGTGATGCACGGCTCGGGCGACACGGAGGGCACGGTCGGCTTCCGTACGATCCGGGCCGAGGCCCTGCGTACCGCCGACACGCCGGCCGAGGGGGGCGGCGAGGAGAAATACCTCGACGCCTTCCTGGACGCGCGTGTCGCCGCGATCCGCCGCGAGCCCTCCCACTCCGACACGAGCCGTGTCGAAACCGCCCAACGGCTCTTTCTCGCCCAGGGCAATCTGGACCTCGACACCCCGCTCGCCTGGAAGGTCTACGGCGACAGCTACCGCATTGCCGGTGAGTAA
- a CDS encoding chitosanase, whose protein sequence is MSPIRSSRRLAFLPHALLGLTLVAIPATAVANTAPAPAAVTATTAGTQAAAAIGLDDPAKKEIAMKLVSSAENSSLDWKAQYGYIEDIGDGRGYTAGIIGFCSGTHDMLDLVELYTQRVPGNALAKYLPALRAVDGTDSHTGLGSGFVSAWKTAAKDTKFQTAQNDERDRVYFNPAVSRGKSDGVGVLGQFIYYDAIVMHGDGNDGTSFGGIRKRALTKAKPPAQGGNETTWLNAFLDARVWAMQQEEAHSDTSRVDTAQRVFLSKGNLNLNPPLDWKVYGDSFHIG, encoded by the coding sequence ATGTCCCCCATACGCTCCTCGCGCCGGCTCGCGTTCCTCCCCCACGCCCTGCTCGGACTCACCCTGGTGGCGATTCCGGCCACCGCCGTCGCCAACACGGCGCCCGCGCCCGCCGCCGTCACGGCCACCACGGCCGGCACCCAGGCCGCCGCGGCGATCGGCCTCGACGACCCGGCGAAGAAGGAAATCGCCATGAAGCTGGTGTCCAGCGCGGAGAACTCCTCGCTGGACTGGAAGGCGCAGTACGGCTACATCGAGGACATCGGCGACGGCCGCGGCTACACCGCCGGGATCATCGGCTTCTGCTCCGGTACGCACGACATGCTCGACCTGGTCGAGCTCTACACCCAGCGCGTGCCGGGCAACGCGCTCGCCAAATACCTCCCCGCGCTGCGTGCCGTCGACGGCACGGACTCGCACACCGGCCTCGGCTCCGGCTTCGTCAGCGCGTGGAAGACGGCCGCCAAGGACACCAAGTTCCAGACCGCGCAGAACGACGAGCGCGACCGCGTCTACTTCAACCCGGCGGTGAGCCGCGGCAAGTCGGACGGCGTCGGCGTCCTCGGCCAGTTCATCTACTACGACGCCATCGTGATGCACGGCGACGGCAACGACGGCACGAGCTTCGGCGGCATCCGCAAGCGCGCCCTCACCAAGGCGAAGCCCCCGGCCCAGGGCGGCAACGAGACCACCTGGCTCAACGCCTTCCTCGACGCCCGCGTCTGGGCGATGCAGCAGGAGGAGGCCCACTCGGACACCAGCCGGGTGGACACGGCCCAGCGGGTGTTCCTCAGCAAGGGCAACCTGAACCTGAACCCGCCGCTCGACTGGAAGGTCTACGGGGACAGCTTCCACATCGGCTAG